The Penaeus vannamei isolate JL-2024 chromosome 39, ASM4276789v1, whole genome shotgun sequence genome includes the window GATTTAATTTAGAATGACTAAATAAGACTATTATCGGTCAATTTTTTAAGAACCTAGACTGTGAAAGAATCTTATCCTAAATATATACTGATGGAAACTGctttaaatgcatgtgtataaaatGATGGAAAATACAAATGACATTCATAGAATATTAATGAGCAATGCCAAGAAATTCCTTGCAGCATGCATACATACTCTTTATAGGTATAAGTGTATGCCTTTATAGATTTAGTGTGATCTACCACACCCCGAATGCATGACTATTTCTATTTTGAAAAAAGAGAATATGTTAGATCATAATCCTACTTCTTAAAGACATTCATCCTGCTTTATCCCATTCGGACTCAAATGCCCTCTTTGTAACGTTaccaataattaataaatataatcttTAAATCCATTTTGGCTGGCTTCAGGAAATGCACTCCGGCACTATGAGAACAAGCTAACTGGTAAATAACATGAACATAACACTACTATAAAGACTACTCCTGCCATGCCTGTCCCTACTACTTCATGATTCTCAAAAAATGCCCATTATCAAATTCTTTATCCGCTCGAGGAACCTAGAAAAACATTCTTAAGAGcagatatatctaaatatgccAATACAGACAAGAGAATGTGAAATAAAATGATCATACAAACCATGCCACAAAAATTAATCTAAAACCAAATGTGTCTGTTAATTCAAAACCTTGGTCCCACAAGAAATTCTCAACAGATGGAATCACATTTTATAGTACGGGTTATTCTGGACATGTTTCTATTAAATCATACAGTAGTCAGCTGTATCTGTTTTAAAAACGTAATTTTTTTCTAAAACATATTTACTACTAGTACataagagaaaaatattaatttaTCAAGGAATTAGTTGTTATACTTCACATGAAAGTACAAAAATTAATAACTATTACATTAAAAAATTAATGAGCTGCTTATATCACATGTACTTATCTTGCAAAaaccctttatttctctctctctctagttctaaACAAATCCAAAGAAATACAGTTTACAGCTTGTTTTTACGTTGCTGTTTTTAGTATACTCCTATATACTGTAAACCAGATGACAGAAACAAGTTTTTCAAAGAAAAGTTTCATATACTGCATTATGAAAAATTAGATAATGATCCTTTTTgtaaataaataactacataAAACATTTCTAAATACAGCGTGGCTTTACAAGTTAAGAAAATCTACAAAATCTAGATtacatgaaaaaacaaaaaaacctgaGTCATCAACAAACAAGTAATCAAGAGACTTACAtggccaaaagaaagaaaatccctgTAGCTAATTTCAGTATAAAAATGTATTACACTATTATCTTACAATACATGTGGAAATACTGCATATCTTAACTTGTTTACCAAATACTGtctcactttttttcctctccagtcAGAAGTCAAATGCACGTCCAACTTTGTTCTTAGACAAATTACCCGAAAATGCATTTATCAAATGTTTTGTTTAAGCTCTTCTATAACATAAGCATTCAAATGTTCACATAAATACCACAATCATGGGATTGCAGTGCATTAATATGAATAAATCAATGTTATAGAAGAAAGGTAAACTAAAAAAAACATCTAAGAAATACTTTTTTAAGGCTATTGGTCAGAGAATACCTATGGACACACGTCCCCCCTCAAATATACTCGTCATATTCCTATTCTGTCTGCAACGTCATAGCTCTTttcataataataagactaactCTACTAGTAACAATCACTTATTGTCAGGAAACACCTGTAAACAGTTTACATAAAAAACTATCCACCTATGTACAAACTCAGTTTCTCAAGACATACTATACATCAACTGTTTATTTTACCTAACTCCAAATTTTACATTTAAAAAATGTCTGCTCTTTGTTCAACTCTTGACATCCACTTTCATTCACATAAAATATTAAAACTGGTTTTAGGGttttgatataaaagaaaaaaaattaaaaatgcacAAAATCAATCAATGACACCTTTAAATTCATGTACAGTTTGAACATTTGCATAAAGCAACCATTATTTGCTAGAATTTCAACCATAACTATACTTACATCAAAAATGTTGAAACAGCTTGTTCCTAGTGTCTTATAATCCCTACATTTTATACTACCATACAAAAAGAGGCATAACAAAGCATGTACACTaggtctatttgtctattttttatgggctaaacttcttgtttttcttttaccatGATACATTTTCCACTATTGTTGGACAATGAGCTCTTCCAAAAAGGCTATGATGAAGAAAGCAACAGACACTACAGTACAAATAAAAAGGTctaaaaaaagattttaaaaatttaatgaGCAACAGGGCATTGGACTTCCTATttggagacaaaaaataaaaggatttAATTCTATGTCAaagacttatttttttatttgttctttaaaataaaacttttaattGATAATCATATTCTTTCGAGCAATTGTTCATTTCACAGATCTGATACCTATTATCACTGCGGCATATATCTAAAATTGAGTATATGGCACTCAAAAAGAACATATGAAGTCATTAATGTCTTTTAATTTAAGTGTTATACTCATGTTGCTTAAGTTTAATGACTATTTTTCTCTACTAATACATCAATAACAGTAAGCAGAAATTCGCAATATTTCCCAATTTCTAATGTTTTGAAACAAAAATATTTTGGAAAGTTTTCATTATGTGATACaaatttatatttgatatatgaggTTATGTCAATCActtgcatatgcatgcatataaatagaatTTCTCACTtactaataagaaaaattataccaAAACATAGATCCTACAACACAAAATATGAGGAATAGGAAAAACACATATCTAACCAAGAAAACACTAGAGGTACATTTGCTTATTATCCACAATTTCTTTGACAtcacaaatgaatgaaaatactTATAAAAGCAAATAGGAAGATTCTAAAAATTATCTATCACAGTTTCAACTACTTGATAAAATGGAGGAACAAAAATCACagtaaaaaaattaagaatagGCATCCACAGGTATACCTTTCATTACCTAATTTGTATGGTAAGCCCCGTTAAATCTGAAGAATTAAAAATCCAATGGATTAGAAGAACATGAGTTGGAGCATTAGAGGAAATATGGTATAACCAAAGAGAAGATTTGTATAAAAGATTGTATACATTCCATAAAAGAATAAAGTCAGTGATATGGAACAGTTGCAAAAAAAAGACACACTAAAATATGAGCACGTAATAAAAACTTCAAACACTACTTTATACTAATAGATAAAACAACAGTCATGTCTACACTTAAAACCTCTCTGGAAATGAGCTCCCCATAAACCCTATTCAATTATCAAGAAGTATCTTCTATTCCTAATCAAGGAAAATGAATTCCAGCTGTTCCTAAACATCCCAGGGAATCTAATACCTGGTAAATACCTTGAAGAAGTGTAAGTCCCTTCCTCTTGACACACTTAGAATTATCTAGATTTCATTTCACTAGATATTGCTACCAAGTCCTTTTTCTGCATACATTCTTGACTACTTTGGCCACTTTCATCACCATAAAATGCAACTAAGTTCCTCCCTCTTCACACCTTCCGTCATAAGGGAAGTGGTACACGAGCACAGACATGGCTCCATCCCGTTCCTAGTGTGTGCTCCCAGCTAGTGCCAACGGGACAGTCATGCGACACACCTACTCTCCTGGCGATGACCCCCTGGACTGGGCCCTTCTCGCTATCAAAGGAATCCAGCACGGCCCAGAGTGTCCCATCAGCCCCAACACTAATGCTGGCCACATTGCCGCACACCCACTCCCAGCTTGTGCCCTCTGGAAAGAGGGGAAGCACATTCGTCCTGCGGTACAGTCCACCACCACGCTCCAGGCCCCACACTATTCCAGCACCTGCACCAATCTCCATCAGGGGGTGGTTCGGGGCATCGACGTTCACCCACTGTCGGCCCTGTAACAGCAAAATGGTTATTAACATATTTCATTACAATTTGGATTTCTGATGGATACAATAATGACCTTGACTCCTTTCTACCAAAAGGCTCATTCTCTTGTCATTGCAGGATAATCTTGTACCTCTTTCAAAGGGGAATAtacaagagaaataagaaatggcCGCTTTTCCATATACAGTCTGATTAAATTCATATAGAGGAGAATGGCTGGCTTTATTTAAGATCTAGTAAAATGTAAATTTTTATatgttcaaaataaaaataaacagataacaaaACCAACTGGAATATCAAATATGTTCTTGACTATTTTTaagatacataagtagataaatataggtaggtaggtaggtaggtaggtaggtaagtaagtaagtaagtaagtaagtaagtaagtaagtaagtaagtaagtaagtaagtaagtaagtaagtaagtaagtaagtaagtaagtaagtaagtaagtaagtaagtaagtaagtaagtaagtaagtaagtaagtaagtaagtaagtaagtaagtaagtaagtaggcaaacaaacaaatagaagcaggtagagacagacagacagacagatagaccaatagacagatagacatacatacaaacaggtgggcagatagacagataagaaataaaatctaagaaaaaaagatacaaaaaaaaaaaaaactcaactacCTGTGGATTTTTCTTATTAATCCCGATCCTCAGATGTGCTCGGCCATCTTTGCTAACAGCCCACATCCCACAGCTGTCGACGGTTGCACAAACATAACACATGGGACACTCGGCCGGGACCAGGCTCCACTTTTCGCCTTCCGGTCTGCTGGGTGTCACGCCGTGCCGATAGACCACCTCTCCTGtcacactcaccccccacactGGCACTGTACCGTTGGCAGCATACTCAGGCTATGTAAAATAAGAAgagtaatttttctctctctttcaacaaattttctatctctatctctaactcaccctctacctctacctctatctctatctctatctatatatctatctctatttctatgtctatctctatatccatctccatctccatctccatctccatctccatctctatctctatttctatctctatctctatctctctctctatctatctctatctctatctctaactcacCCTCTACCTATACCtcaccctctacctctacctttacctctttctctctctatctccctaaatatctatatttaattttatctctatctctctatgtttgattatcataaaaatcatctaatctaaaattattcttattttgctTCCATTGACTGACTAGGTTTATGGACTGGAATTTTTGAGAAAGAATTACATGCCAACTTTAACTTTTATAACAAGAAAAGATATTacatcaacaaaaaaaacaagaattcaaATCAAATAAATTTGAGTGCcttatacatatcttttttttaaagCAATTCAGCCTTATACTTTATCTCAAATTTTGATATCCTTCTCAATGTCTACCTTCTGTTTACCTGATTACTTGATCAATTGAAGCAAAAtaactactctccctctcctgctcctagTCCTACTCCCTCTCACACTTGCACACATTCATATGCTCCTCACATTCACTTTCATACttgtactcacactcacacccacatccatACTTACATTCAGCCCAGGATTTGCACTCACACCTGTAGTCACACTCCCACTTGCAAACACATACTCACCcccatactcacactcacacttacacctacacccacacctacactcacactcacacttgcactcctatactcacactcacattcccACTCACTTATATTCATCCTTGCCCacagtctttcttttcttctgccctccttccctcgctctccctttcattctccctttccttctctctctcttcctctctccttttctccctctttccccttccatttctctcaaATTCacactcatttcctccctccctctctcctctccttatctctctctctctctcatttcctctctccttctctcccacacttcctctctcactctctccctttccctcttcctctttcaatccCTCTTAAACTCACCGAAACAGATAGATTAACAAGTGCCACTTTCTCCATTTGTTGCCAGGGCCCTGAGGTTGATATGCGGCACTTCCTGACCCAGCGCCTTCTCCGCACAAGATCAGTCATGTATCGGTGGCCATGGTAGCTGAGTGGGAAATCCGTAGCATATTGCCAGCCCTCACGATCAACCCCACCAGGAGTGTGGTAATCAACACACCATTCACTCATCTGTGTGGAAAGTGAatatatggaaaaaataatatcGTAAGCATtgctggaaaaaaataaataaataaataaactacagAACAACTTATTTCATCTCTTCAACTTTACATGTTACTGACAAAAAACATGTTAGATGCAATATATTAAATACAGATTGCaacatacatgaaaaaaaaaaaaaaaaaaaaaaaacaatcatacccAAGACCAATGACGTGACGGTAACTTGGTTCCCTCTCGCGTTTTGTGGTGCCTTCCAGTCTGATCACTCCAGGTGTGCCGGTCTGTTGGGAGGCCACGGTGAGTGAAGCCAGTCACTGGATTCCAGCGCTGGTTCTCCCAAACGTACATGTGACGGACATCGCTCATAATGTTCACATCAGAATCATTGCTGCTCCCTGGAATATGTGGTACATGAGCTGAGGTGTGCATACAAGGAGGTGTCCAGTTGCAGCAACCTGAGACACTACATTTGCTTTATGGAAAATATCACCATTTCAACATTTCAGAGAATGACGACAAGAGAGTGACTGTAGATATATAGTTATCTAAAAGGACCTATCACTGGCTTGAAATAATGGATACTATATCAACTACATTCCTTtgaaaaatatcaatattcataaacTTTCCATCAATAAAAAGCCCTGACTAATCCTTAGCCTATTACCCCCAGGAACATGTAATGCCCAATGTAATTTACTTCTGTGAGTTATTTGACCTCACatgattttccctttccttaattATTCtgggtccttttttttcttctttatattattaatactgatattgttatcataagcacagacattatgattatcagcaatataaaataaaaaaatatatatataaaaaaaaataataataataaaaaataaacaaagagtaaGCTGGGGAGATGGGTAAGGCTAGCAACTGACTCCTGTGTGAaagagtacttgtggagccatctgtcaGTTAACATGAGTGATAAACTAAAATTACAGTGGACATGCCATCTCCAGCAGCACTGGATTAAACCCTGAGTGAAAAGGCCTTTCATCTCACCCTTATAGAGCCCTCCACCAGTCGCCCCAGTGTAAGTGTAGACATGGTAGTCATGGGAGATGGCCCACGTCACACCTCCAGCTCCGCTTTCCACTCGCAGGCAATGGCCGCCCAAACCACGCCAGTACCACTCATTCAGCTGTCTCTCACCCTGTTgggagattttattttattatttgtttgtttaagatTTTACACATTTCCATGATATGTGTATTTGAAAGGGTAACCGAAGATTAAAAATGTTTTGAAAAATACAAGGAATCTGGATTTTTTTTGTAGAACCTTTTCTAAAGTGAACAATCACCAAAAGGACTGCCAAAATATctaaatttatcatcattacctcacATAAATTTTTTTGCATCATGATGGTTTCCAACTGAAAGTAAATTTTTTAAAAACGCTGAATGATACTCACGGCCCCATGATTATATGTCACGGAATCCACTGTGATGCTTCCTCGAATGACAGCATGAGTGATGTCAGCTGCTGGCAGGCGATGGTTGAAGCTATACCAAAATTTGTCATTGACAGAGATCTGTAATGGGGATGACAATTTTTTTCAGAGATACataacatattacatacatattagcATGCATAAAGAGTATTTCAAACAACTATAAGGGTTTAGGAATGTAACCCCTCTGTAACATTATATAATTTTCACATCAATTCTCACTGCCACACCCAATATTTTTTCAAAGTGAACAAACTCCACGTAAAAATTACCTTGAAGTCCTTGTCATCGCACACAATGGATATTTCACAATGAGCACCTGGAGTCATGGTGGACAAGTCTGCCTTCTCTTCCCGTCCCCAATGGCCCTTCTTCTTGGTATTCAATACAGCTGcctgatggagggaaaggaatttCATCttacaaagcagaaaaaaaatctgattgtgCCACTTTCTTCTCAGGTCATGTACTGAAATCTGAGACATTAATGAAAGATATttacattcattttattttatatatatatatatatatatatatatatatatatatatatatatatatacatacatatacatatacatacatacatacatacatacatacatacatacatacatacatacatacatacatacatacatatatacatacatacatacatacatacatacatacatacatacatacatacatacatacatacatacatacatacatacatacatacatacatacatacatacatacatacatacatacgcacgtacatacgcacgtacatacatacatacatacatacatacatacatgcatatacatatacatatatatatatatatatatatatatatatatatatatatatataattatatgtatatatatatatgtatatatatatatatgtatatatatatatatatatatatatatatatatatatatatatatatatatatatatgtatatatatatgtatatatatatatatgtatatatatatgtatatatatatatatatatatatatatgtatatatatgtatatatatgtatatatatatatatgtatatatatatatatatgtgtatatatatatatatgtatatatatatatgtatatatatgtatatatatttatgtatatatatatatatatgtatatatatatgtatatgtatatatatatgtatatatatatgtatatatatatatatatatatatatatatatatatatgtatatatatatgtatatatatatatatatatatatatatatatatatatatacattatatacatgtatgtttatatatatatatatatatatatatatatatatatgtatgtatatatataatatacatgtatgtatatatatatatatatatatatatatatatatatatatatatatatagataatgtatatatatatataatatacatgtatttaatatatatatatatatatatatatatatatatatatatatatatatatatacatatacatatatgtatatatatatataatatatataatatatataatatatgtatatatatatatatatatatatacatatatatatatatatacatatatatatatatatatatacacatatatatacatatatatatatatacatatatatatatatatatatatatatatacatatatatatacatatatacatatatatatatacatatatatatatatatatatatatatatatatgtgtgtgtgtgtgtgtatgtgtgtatgtatgtatgtatgtatgtatgtatgtatgtatgtatgtatgtatgtatgtatgtatgtatgtatgtatgtatgtatgtatgtatgtatgtatgtatgtatgtatgtatgtatgtatgtatctatgtatctatgtatctatgtatgtatctatgtatgtatgcatgcatgtatgcatgtatatatatataatatatatatatatatatatatacatacatacatacatacatacatacatacatacatacatacatacatacatacatacatacatacatacatacatatatatatatatatatatatatatatatgtatgtatgtatgtatgtatgtatgtatgtatgtatgtatgtatgtatgtatgtatgtatgtatgtatgtatgtatgtatgtatgtatatagatagatagatagacagatagatagatagatagatagatagatagatagatagatagatagatagatagatagatagatagatagatatacatacatacatacatacatacatacatacatacatacatacatacatacatacatacatacatacatacatacatacatacatacatacatatatacatacatacatacatacatatatatatatgtatatatgtatatatatgtatgtatatatatattatacatatatatatatatatatatatatatatatatatatatatatatatatatgcattagctcctaatgcatatatgtgtgtgtgtgtgtgtgtgtgtgtaaaaatatatatatatatatatatatatatatatatatatatatatatatatatatatatatatatatatatatatatatatatatatacatataaatatatacatataaatatatacatatataaatatatatatataaatatataaatatataaatatatatatatatatatatatatatatatatatatatatatatatatatatatatatatatatgcattagctCCTAAAAGAGGGCAAAGTATATCATGGAATATATGAAACAAAAACTCATCTATATACAAAGAAAACTTTGTGTATATCTTTCTTAAAACACCATCACTTCTCACTGAAAAAGGAACAATTATGCTTGTTTTAAAAAGCATGTCTTTTGTTACAACTTACATTTTCTGAAAATCTTGGATTCAGATGAAGCGCAATATTAGCATCTGTTCCTCTTGATGACTGCAGATTTATATGGAATCTGAGGGtgtaaagaaaagtgaaaaagacaCATGTCTTGAGCACTCCCAAGACTCAacagaatgaatataaataatctgTCAAAATCTACAAACAAGAATCAATACATAACTAACAAATGCTCAAgcctttaaaaaatgataaaaaagaagacccTCACTATTGTTTTTCACATAAAAGCAATCCACTGTAATGccacatgtaaatgaataaacaatctCTCTTACTGGTCAGCCTTCTTATCGTGAATCTTGCCCGACACTGAGATGAAGCATCCTGGCCTAAATCCTCGATCTAATAGCAGGGTTACTGGAGTTGCTCCCGATCCAAACGGCAGGTGCTTGTGGGCAGCCACTGATTCGGCACGGAGCTGTGAGGgagatttttgtcattatcacttgaTATGTTAAAGTAAAGCCCAGAAAATAGTACTGTATGTACAACTATAACAATTCTACACTGTAAATTTACCGGTGGCCTAATTTgtataacaacaaaaatcccaCAAAGAATTGGTGATTTATTTGCTCATATAACTACAACCCTAAACAATTATAACTTTTCTGGACATGACAATTCTACACTTTACCCTTCTATGGTGACATGATTAGTTTTACTACAATTCTACACAGCAATCTCAATATTCACATGACTCTAACATTTGTAgtttataaaaagaaatgaagaaaaagttgaGTTTGGAGTACTGACCTCCTCTTCTGTGACAGAGCAGTCATGGAGGAAAACATCCCCTCTTGTTGTCACCGCCCACACAGTGTATGAGGAGGGCCTTCCTGTTAGGCCTCGGAACTGGTTACAAGCTGGTAAAGAATGTTTTAGCTCAAGCAAGAATCTTTTTAAGAGATACTGCTTAGGACAATCTTTTGGAGATTATCATAAAAACAGCATCGATACTACTGATATCCAAAGTACTTTCTAATCCAAAAGAGGATCAAAGTGACGATACTGATCAAAACACACActtggatacacatacacacatatataaacatatatataaaaatgcagacatacataaaaaacgACATCCCAACTTCACTATAAAATCATATTTGCCCTAATGAAAATACATCTCATTCTGAATCTCTACTTGTACCCATCGCTATTCACAGCAAATACACAGAAATCCACATCAAAATTATCTCACCATTTGAGATATGATTCAGCCAGTCTTCAGCATCTGTTTCGGCTGAAAAGACGAGCGCCTTTGGGTGGAGGGGCTCGGAAGGATGATATATCCCAACGACAGACTTGGCTGTTCCAGGCTCCACCGATATGACACTCATCAATATTGCGCAGCATGAGATCTCAACCTAGGATGAGTAATGAGGACAGATGTGAATAAAGGAAAGTAaggataaaaaacataataaataaaaaaaataaatcataataatatagctaataataaaaaataaaaaatcaatcctTCAGGAAAATTACTTAATATAAAAAAGTCCTAGttcctaaaaataaataataataaatagataaataaataaataatatctttTAACTACACAAGCACTTTTTTCCTTACTGTCTTTGCAGAGCCCAAGTTATAGTGTACCACAAGTGTGGCATCCTGAACCTGTGACCTGCGAGAGCCCACCATCGTCAGCTCCAAGGTCGCTGGTACCAACTGGCCCCCAGCCCACCAGCGGCACTGACCCGAGATGACCCAAGAAGACCCCTCCACTGCCTCTTCATACCTATCAAAAAGTGAAATGACcttagaaaaacaacaaaagatgacagagggacgggaggggaccACAACCAGCAAGACAAGGCCCAGGAtgaggacaacaataacaacaagtaggaaaaaaaaagagaaagacctcTACTTTTAGTGCCCAGAGAAGACTAGATATCACAACACTAAAACGAAACAGAACATTCAACCTACCCTTCGAAAGGCTTGATTTCCTTTTCATGACGCCAATGCAGCTTCTGCAGCACCTCAGCTCTCCAAGGTTCAGACGCCATGACAGGAGATCCCACGCTCATGAACCTGTGTATAGATTTTTATCAGCAATCAGTTAATTCATGTTAGCTAAACTTCGGATCCAAAGCAAAATCCTACTGCTGTATATACGGCAAGAAATCTACTAGATGTCATTCTTACCCGCATTTCCCAAGCTGGTGCAAATGTGTAAAAATTTTActcatcaatctatcaatctatcatctatctacctatctatctacttatctttcaacctatctacctatctaccaatcttTATCAactcatctacctatctgtctaggAAACCACTGATAACTACAACGTATTTCAGTAACTATGATCTTTCTTTTAATGGCTAACTTACTAATTCAataatcaaaccaaaccacaagcataaaatattctaaaaagtcactgacaaaaaatataaaaatacccaAAGATATTATACAAAGTCCCTTAGTTTTCAATACTCTGCAttaattctctatttttttttacttattgaaACTTCATTCCAATCAAAGCTATTCAATCTCTacaggaataagggaagggaaatatgCACTTCAAAAACAACTGTATCATCTTAATTTCAGTTATACACTGGATATTTCTAATACAGATAACTTTTATTTGGATGATATCTCTTGCATCTTGTCCAGTGTGCACAGATATTTGAGAATTTAAAAggctatttctcttccttcgtaAATTGTCTGAAAGATCTTTAACTTACCTCCTAATGAATAAGTTCAGTGATGCAGAGCAttgaaatcaaaatgaaaaaattaGAATTTTAAAACATCCAAGGCATAAAAGTGGTATATACGTTACGTGAAAGAATGTAtgtgaaaagtaataataaaaaataataatataactaagCTTAACTAAGACAAATATTCCAGTTAATCCAAATGTCAAAATATACCAACTCCCGTAAAGCTGCATTACGCAT containing:
- the Pex23 gene encoding tectonin beta-propeller repeat-containing protein; the encoded protein is MPSSQIFAINNQGRVYSLSTDQSVWRELPYLGVEFKRVSAHETVIWALGGDHQVYVYVYGSSVPIRVCEEAYENQRWNPIEGFSGVLLPSDRPSFSSEDGLTDRKMAGITLPTLAWSWESPWHLHHTHEGQALDKEGWTYAVDFPRTYTAEKKWNSCVRRRKWVRYRRYVALDTWSAVPPIHQDHTKEPFIDINVGGGEVAGEDPDKLMVWGVTVFGRVMVRSGVDGTCPEGCGWQHIPTPPERDVTTVGIGRSGRVWSVTWDGTILVRTGVTRDAPTGVDWIVVEPPNGSPLQQVAVGMKSVWALTRDHKVWFRRGLQASKEGSSEHNRSGNGTSQSKTDTGTTGSSWLKMVGMLNMISVGPNDQVWGIGSEDYSLLIRTGITETELTGRTWRPICLPIDISVTPEPTPSPSPAPSPGPLSKITSESESNTPVDGGLRKLEPQCDGESLLSLQTSDGEDLQSMATAMNNLKLLDSSASPPSGAVSAGDESENKNKTSLPNLQLKQKEKDEANVTGAGEKSETSPGHDSRDSSIKIRYPEDYPSSLSSSVVSDPGGEFISSFQAGESSPLANGVIAVSEEGNKTNMNKGQSVEGEVQGVPEEDHQLTKSDRVEEPTHEGPPSLQHSSGEWSESRLRHVSSSSAGSEAGLGRGSLVVTREEKPEYNVIPFQAEHLWLWISGGGCWVSANNMPRWFMSVGSPVMASEPWRAEVLQKLHWRHEKEIKPFEGYEEAVEGSSWVISGQCRWWAGGQLVPATLELTMVGSRRSQVQDATLVVHYNLGSAKTVEISCCAILMSVISVEPGTAKSVVGIYHPSEPLHPKALVFSAETDAEDWLNHISNACNQFRGLTGRPSSYTVWAVTTRGDVFLHDCSVTEEELRAESVAAHKHLPFGSGATPVTLLLDRGFRPGCFISVSGKIHDKKADQFHINLQSSRGTDANIALHLNPRFSENAAVLNTKKKGHWGREEKADLSTMTPGAHCEISIVCDDKDFKISVNDKFWYSFNHRLPAADITHAVIRGSITVDSVTYNHGAGERQLNEWYWRGLGGHCLRVESGAGGVTWAISHDYHVYTYTGATGGGLYKGSSNDSDVNIMSDVRHMYVWENQRWNPVTGFTHRGLPTDRHTWSDQTGRHHKTREGTKLPSRHWSWMSEWCVDYHTPGGVDREGWQYATDFPLSYHGHRYMTDLVRRRRWVRKCRISTSGPWQQMEKVALVNLSVSPEYAANGTVPVWGVSVTGEVVYRHGVTPSRPEGEKWSLVPAECPMCYVCATVDSCGMWAVSKDGRAHLRIGINKKNPQGRQWVNVDAPNHPLMEIGAGAGIVWGLERGGGLYRRTNVLPLFPEGTSWEWVCGNVASISVGADGTLWAVLDSFDSEKGPVQGVIARRVGVSHDCPVGTSWEHTLGTGWSHVCARVPLPL